In a genomic window of Paramecium tetraurelia macronuclear, complete genome:
- a CDS encoding Zn-finger protein, which translates to MSQYSDYQYDIGSDEDYEIETQKNNEILLSQEELYQEFLDHLDKIKEQLELTMTQVVLNILIFFNFDVQQIYEQLLLNSQADQLKKQLQEQGIYNLTEVHIQKNMRCAICQENGTQGISLNCSHKFCKNCWNQMIEVQFVGQIPIVKCLQDQCPERLPHLYLEQFPKYKQILIKRFMHHDDAITWCPGQNCENVFKWLKLKPSIKCPCKTKFCSKCREEKHYPIPCDIVKKVLEHQQSGDYWAIINASKCPKCGRLIQKTEGCLHLKCLCGQHFCYECSKPWVKDHEKSFYVCPYANTNKNLSRYTSQLKNELQIINFNIRNLGYSIKDLQQNVKIIQIEHLAEQSEKTISLLKASRSFLYYKFYLMEDKVDEIYERTLSQFQDELNNFVEIVSKKKQEVDTYKHSQEKIIENINFNDLEKKQFSNLKIKKKFIKNYIKETLMM; encoded by the exons ATGTCCTAATATTCCGATTATCAATATGATATAGGGTCAGATGAAGACTATGAAATTgaaacttaaaaaaataacgAAATATTATTGAGTTAAGAGGAACTTTATCAAGAATTTTTAGACCATCttgataaaatcaaagaacaGCTGGAATTAACCATGACTTAGGTTGTTTtgaat atcttaatctttttcaattttgatgTTTAGCAAATCTATgaataattactattaaacTCTCAGGCTGactaattgaaaaaatagcTTTAGGAATAAGGCATCTATAATTTAACTGAAGTTCACATTCAAAAAAACATGCGTTGTGCAATATGCCAAGAAAATGGCACTTAAGGGATTAGTTTGAACTGCAGTCATAAATTTTGCAAGAATTGCTGGAATCAAATGATTGAAGTCCAATTCGTAGGTTAAATACCCATAGTAAAATGTCTACAGGATCAATGCCCTGAAAGACTCcctcatttatatttagaatagtttccaaaatataaataaatactcaTAAAGAGATTTATGCATCACGACGATGCCATAACTTGGTGTCCAg GGTAAAATTGTGAAAATGTATTTAAGTGGTTGAAGCTCAAACCTTCAATAAAATGTCCTTGTAAAACTAAATTTTGCTCCAAATGTAGAGAAGAGAAACACTATCCAATTCCATGTGACATTGTCAAAAAAGTCCTAGAACATTAATAGTCAGGTGACTATTGGGCAATCATAAATGCTTCTAAGTGCCCTAAATGTggaagattaatttaaaaaacagAAGGTTGTCTCCATTTAAAATGCTTATGTGGATAACATTTCTGTTATGAGTGCTCTAAACCATGGGTTAAAGATCACGAAAAAAGCTTCTATGTTTGTCCTTATgcaaatacaaataaaaatctatCGAGATATACCTCATAATTGAAGAATGAACTTTagatcatcaattttaatattcgaAACCTTGGATATTCTATTAAAGATTTGTAATagaatgtaaaaataatttaaatagaacaTCTAGCAGAGTAATCCGAAAAGACCATCTCTCTATTGAAAGCATCTAGATc atttttgtattataaattctatttaatggAAGATAAGGTAGATGAAATTTACGAGCGTACTTTGAGTTAATTTTAGGACGAACTGAATAATTTTGTAGAAATAGTATCGAAAAAAAAATAGGAAGTTGATACTTATAAACATtcataagaaaaaattatcgaaaacatcaatttcaatgatttggaaaaaaaacaattttccaatttaaaaatcaagaaaaaattcatcaaaaattatatcaaagaAACTTTAATGATGTGA
- a CDS encoding NADPH-cytochrome P450 reductase has product MGCGSSSGSQLETRGLIYIYYGTTTGNSSRLAFQFASEVRNLKFIPKIINLSEYNPKEMISSKLNVFFVSTYGMGSCTPDTENFDQWLFCEERSKNEFQGMIYLIFALGSTNHEHFCEFGIRLDKRLEYLGAKRLCNLGKGDAAKDQTENDYQQWIHTEVQQTLQTQFPLYTCDQGQQDFSTIKIQITKEPEDFQSVNLDFMALKYINSMAFSISEIKELKALPARGNSTLLLDLFNQNIEYKTAYNIAIYPQNSDSDVDELCSLLKLDKNVRFKVITNSKQPFPNPISVYTYLKKFCDFSGLVTKKILIELSNLVNQKQLEDELLHLASFEGRDQYQNRFINQKQNLLNLIKEYQINNLTLEKIIDICPLIQPRYFTIASSNKKHPKNIHILASQFVLNQERLGLSSQFFRSLKKGDVVKGLIQPSKFKYPKNPKAPILLIGIGAGLAPLRALIQERDYYLEKNQFEKCPFQGGMKLYYGCRTEAEYLCREELQAYLNSGTLSELKVAFSRKEPKQYVTELIAIDELYQHFQMDGLLYICGSTELGRDIQVKIADMFEYFENIDPYLTDQKIKELEENSQILTEYWG; this is encoded by the exons ATGGGATGTGGTTCGTCATCTGGAAGTTAATTAGAAACAAGGGGTctaatctatatttattatggcACAACAACTGGGAATTCGAGCAGATTAGCCTTTTAATTTGCCAGTGAAGTcagaaatcttaaatttattcctaAAA TTATCAATCTTAGCGAATACAATCCCAAAGAAATGATATCTTCgaaattaaatgtttttttTGTATCCACATATGGAATGGGATCATGTACACCTGATACTGAAAACTTTGACCAATGGTTATTTTGCGAAGAAAGAAGTAAAAACGAATTTTAAGggatgatttatttaatctttgcATTGGGGAGTACTAATCATGAACACTTTTGTGAATTTGGAATAAGACTGGATAAAAGATTGGAATATTTAGGTGCGAAAAGATTATGTAATTTGGGTAAAGGGGATGCTGCAAAGGATTAAACCGAAAACGACTATTAATAATGGATTCATACTGAGGTGCAATAGACTTTGCAAACATAATTCCCTTTGTACACATGTGATTAAGGTTAATAGGATTTTTCAactatcaaaatttaaataactaagGAACCAGAAGATTTTTAGAGTGTCAATCTTGATTTCATGgctctaaaatatattaacaGTATGGCATTCTCTATAAgtgaaatcaaagaattaaaagcCTTACCTGCTAGAGGCAATTCTACATTATTGTTAGATCTCTTCAATCAAAACATTGAGTACAAAACTGCTTACAATATAGCTATCTATCCTCAGAATTCTga TTCTGATGTAGATGAGCTGTGCTCTTTACTTAAACTCGATAAAAATGTGAGATTTAAAGTAATCACCAACTCGAAATAGCCATTCCCTAATCCAATTTCCGTTTAtacatatttaaaaaa ATTTTGTGATTTTTCTGGCTTAGTtacaaagaaaatattaattgaactTTCAAATTTGGTTAATCAAAAACAACTAGAAGATGAACTCCTTCATCTTGCCTCATTTGAAGGAAGagatcaatattaaaatagattcataaattaaaagcagaatttacttaatttaataaaagaatatcaaaTCAACAACTTAACCTTAGAGAAAATCATTGACATATGCCCTTTAATTCAACCAAGATACTTTACAATAGCATCAAGCAATAAGAAACATCCAAAGAATATTCACATATTGGCTAGTCAATTTGTATTGAATCAAGAAAGATTAGGACTTTCAAGCTAATTTTTCAGATCTTTAAAAAAAGGAGATGTTGTTAAAGGATTAATCTAGCcatctaaatttaagtatCCTAAAAACCCAAAAGCACCTATACTTCTAATTGGAATTGGAGCTGGATTGGCACCCCTCAGAGCCCTTATTCAGGAGAGGGATTATTACTTAGAAAAAAACCAATTTGAAAAGTGCCCATTTTAAGGAGGAATGAAATTATACTATGGATGTCGAACAGAAGCTGAGTATTTATGTAGGGAGGAACTTTAAGCTTATCTAAATTCAGGAACGCTAAGTGAATTAAAAGTAGCCTTTTCAAGAAAGGAACCTAAACAGTATGTCACAGAATTAATTgctattgatgaattatattaGCATTTCTAGATGGATGGATTACTATACATTTGTGGATCTACTGAATTGGGAAGAGACATTCAAGTCAAAATAGCTGATATGTTTGAATATTTTGAGAATATTGATCCCTATTTGactgattaaaaaataaaagaactCGAggaaaattcataaatattaacgGAATATTGGGGTTGA
- a CDS encoding Protein kinase, with amino-acid sequence MDVEIYEANFKDKVVYRKEDGKKFINEYELMDELGEGSFGKVRKVTRYYKETEESEELCKSDYAMKIFQKTVLAHQRTCFYDSNSNDPKMTNLLEFADNEINIHKYLNHPNICKLYEVIDDEDDPQQKMYLIMQLGDLGCIMNFCEFSFKYIRNQAILDYLKMNYMQAAKLIFKQLAQAIQYLHEHNIVNRDVKIDNIICTTLYPLEECCKLIDFSTSRIAEKDSIFYDCAGTPGFRAPEVQFCLNDGYSPFKLDIWSFGICLYIYTHEKLPFWGEGDLETDLLARDQPLQFEIQDDLLINLINSCCAKKPQDRPTIQEILDHEWFK; translated from the exons atggATGTTGAAATATATGAAGCAAATTTCAAAGATAAAGTAGTGTATAGAAAGGAGGATGggaagaaatttataaatgaatacgAGTTGATGGATGAACTAGGAGAAGGATCATTTGGAAAAGTGAGGAAAGTAACTCGGTACTATAAAGAAACAGAAGAATCAGAAGAACTTTGTAAAAGCGATTATGCtatgaaaatatttcagAAAACAGTATTAGCTCATCAAAGGACTTGTTTTTATGATAGCAATTCTAATGATCCAAAAATGACTAATTTATTAGAGTTTGCTGATAATGAGATCAACATTCACAAATATCTCAATCATCCAAATATCTGTAAATTGTACGAGGTAATAGACGATGAAGATGATCCATAGCAGAAgatgtatttaataatgtaattgGGAGATTTGGGATGCATTATGAACTTCTGTGAAttctcatttaaatatattagaaatcAGGCTATTCTTGATTACCTGAAAATGAACTACATGCAAGCAGCCAAACTAATATTCAAATAGCTAGCTTAAGCAATATAGTATCTTCATGAACACAATATTGTTAATAGAGATgtcaaaattgataatattatatgcACCACTTTATATCCATTGGAAGAGTgttgtaaattaattgatttctcgACTTCAAGAATAGCTGAAAAAGATAGTATATTCTATGATTGTGCTGGAACTCCAGGATTTAGAGCCCCTGAAgtataattttgtttaaatgaCGGTTATTCTCCATTTAAACTTGATATATGGTCATTTGGAATCTGTTTATATATCTATACACATGAAAAA CTACCTTTTTGGGGTGAAGGTGACTTAGAAACAGATTTATTAGCAAGAGATTAACCATTATAATTCGAAATTTAGGATGATTTACTAATCAATCTAATCAATAGTTGTTGTGCAAAAAAACCGTAGGATAGACCAAcaatataagaaattttagatCACGAATggtttaaatga
- a CDS encoding TRNA-splicing endonuclease positive effector, producing the protein MNDKIYENSRDSLESLFEKYDNNKNEFKGIDLKINDDQDSYASDSSIQKSRGTPEQTDNSCISIQEITTYRKEKKLTFQPELIQLKQSNLYEVNHKIKDQQKTKSKSLEEINRQLKLQKENPPKLNLGKTLDKKKQQLLQPQQKQIMNPKLLQINSYTISSSKPKIDRIRQLSLNPSKSVVKSETHKEAKKSQHIEKVKQLCPILKKTNSQITEDKKSFQGMFQEKCGIFTETGKPIFEFNSLIKYLFLKDYSKDSENETYNKIPKKFKSDVEYCKIFEYLFLNEAFQQIKQELQRINKSKFRRIQIKQDDVEIDKDGLIFQMRQYQQNPKEKNKDRNNEAEKKQQDDSDGSVHKEEGVCDLTALKNYIVIISNKYSFNPAKINKMKEKRQLFFGMLIEPQTHQYVNQIKIQTFVPRDPLYLNWVSVYLFPFVKITTQIREYLMINKITQTPLYPLILDPKSQQHLIGADKDKIWNINSSNIIPNGKVMDPFFNYINQNYNFSQATAIQQIILQDRGISLLQGPPGTGKTHTLIGLLSGVYEYMKIMNKFPKKKILICAPSNAAIDEIIFRILQGGLFDCEGRSRTVKLVRLGVLDEENDKSVIIKQVSLEDVAQYQLFNKSSFKANSDQKTTGELRIELSKTTQAIKKIKEMEKYDEQQKKQLNELWNKRNQLMQYLEQVRTNKRNQKENYVLFCEKIISEAEILCSTLSTAGTDKLSKFIDSFELLIVDEAAQCTEPSNNIPLRLGMRKMILIGDPKQLPATTFSSVSQITHYNRSLFERILDNDFKPFFLDMQYRMHPQIREFPSLNFYDNKLIDHFSVYERLIPNNFFNQRVLFIDVESEETKDEKSFQNQTECNMIVEVLKNIKNAYPSQSLGVICAYKAQVRLIKLEIKRQLGDLMDEIQINTVDSFQGQERDVILFSCVRSSSSGNIGFLQDGRRVNVALTRAKNALFIFGNAITLGQCQLWKNLLLNLHSRKLYRYVGKNDYFSFKVLAEDIWFDRQRKMNEQLLNLLKDKELILQEELKTIEQNKDTEYFKDKKEQQVTKTERNLIPSPAFIQLPNHTHNNYNNSGKYKQHQKQPSQQQKHHSNKEKNQTKNKNKFQKLIEKNEKIHHHSYKKNG; encoded by the exons ATGAAcgataaaatttatgaaaattcaaGAGACTCATTAGAATCATTGtttgaaaaatatgataataataagaatgaaTTCAAAGGAATTGATTTGAAGATTAACGATGATCAAGACTCCTATGCATCAGATTCATCCATCCAAAAATCAAGGGGTACTCCTGAATAAACTGACAATTCATGTATTTCTATACAAGAGATAACCACTTATAGAAAAGAGAAAAAACTAACCTTTCAACCAGAgcttattcaattaaaataatctaatctCTATGAagtaaatcataaaataaaggaCTAATAAAAAACTAAGTCCAAATCATTAGAAGAGATCAATCGACAACTCAAACTACAAAAGGAGAATCctcctaaattaaatttaggtAAAACTTTagataagaaaaaataataacttttATAGCCTCAACAAAAACAGATTATGAATCCTAAATTATTGTAGATTAACAGCTACACAATAAGTTCCTCAAAACCAAAAATTGATAGGATTCGCTAATTGTCACTCAATCCATCTAAAAGTGTTGTGAAATCAGAAACTCATAAAGAAGCAAAAAAGTCATAACATATTGAAAAGGTCAAATAGCTATGTCCTATTTTGAAGAAAACCAATTCCCAAATTACCGAGGACAAAAAGTCATTTCAAGGTAtgttttaagaaaaatgcGGGATTTTTACAGAAACAGGTAAACCAATATTTGAGTTCAattccttaattaaatatttatttctaaaagaCTACAGTAAGGATTCTGAGAATGAAACATACAATAAGATAcctaagaaatttaaatcagaTGTAGAgtattgtaaaatattcgaatacttatttttaaatgaagcattccaataaattaaataagaattacaaagaattaataaatcaaaatttagaagaattcaaatcaaatagGATGATGTCGAGATTGATAAGGATGGATTGATCTTTTAAATGAGatagtattaataaaatccGAAAGAGAAGAATAAAGATAGAAATAACGAAGCTGAAAAAAAGTAGTAGGATGACAGTGATGGAAGTGTCCACAAGGAAGAAGGCGTATGTGATTTGACTGCCTTAAAGAATTACATAGTAATTATAAGCAATAAGTATTCATTTAATCCAGCAAAAATAAACAA GATGAAAGAGAAAagacaattattttttggaatGCTAATAGAACCTTAGACACATCAATATGTCAATCagatcaaaatttaaacatttgtACCTCGAGAtccattatatttaaattgggTTTCAGTATATCTGTTTCCCTTTGTAAAAATTACAACGCAAATTAG AGAGTATTTGATGATAAACAAAATAACATAGACTCCTCTATatcctttaattttggatCCAAAATCATAATAGCATTTGATAGGAGCTGATAAAGATAAGATATGGAATATAAATTCTTCGAATATCATTCCAAATGGAAAGGTAATGGAccctttttttaattatataaactaaaattataacttTTCATAGGCCACagcaatttaataaataatcctGTAAGATAGGGGTATTAGTCTATTATAGGGACCACCTGGTACTGGAAAAACACATACTTTAATCGGTCTGTTATCAGGGGTCTATgaatatatgaaaataatgaataaatttccAAAGAAGAAGATTTTGATTTGCGCTCCTTCGAATGCAGCTATAGATGAAATCATATTTCGAATATTGCAAGGAGGGTTATTTGATTGTGAAGGAAGATCAAGAACAGTGAAACTAGTTAGATTAGGTGTTTTAGACgaagaaaatgataaaagcgttataattaaataggtTTCGTTGGAGGATGTAgcttaatatcaattattcaataaaagttCATTTAAAGCTAATTCAGATCAAAAGACAACTGGAGAATTGCGAATTGAATTGAGCAAAACAACATAGgctataaaaaaaataaaagaaatggaGAAATATGATGAGTAACAAAAGAAATagttaaatgaattatggaataaaagaaatcaattaatgcaatatttagaataagtaAGAACTAATAAACGAaactaaaaagaaaattatgtTCTATTTTGTGAGAAGATCATAAGTGAAGCTGAAATCCTTTGCTCGACTTTAAGTACAGCAGGAACtgataaattaagtaaatttattgattcatttgaattattaattgtggATGAAGCAGCATAATGCACAGAGCCTTCTAATAATATTCCATTAAGATTAGGAATGAGGAAGATGATATTGATAGGCGATCCAAAACAATTACCAGCTACAACCTTCTCATCAGTTTCATAAATAACTCATTATAATAGAAGCCTATTCGAAAGAATCTTGGACAATGACTTCAAACCCTTCTTTTTAGACATGCAATATAGGATGCATCCTCAAATTCGTGAATTTCCATCATTAAACTTCTATGATAACAAACTAATTGACCATTTTTCGGTTTATGAAAGATTGATACCtaacaatttctttaattaaagagtGTTATTCATTGATGTCGAGAGTGAGGAAACGAAAGATGAGAaatcatttcaaaattaaactGAATGCAATATGATTGTAGAAGTTCtgaaaaacattaaaaatgcATATCCTTCATAAAGTTTAGGAGTTATTTGTGCATATAAAGCCTAAGttagattgattaaattagaaattaagagATAATTAGGGGATTTAATggatgaaatttaaataaatacagtTGACTCATTCTAAGGTTAGGAAAGggatgttattttattttcttgtgTTCGATCTTCTTCGTCTGGAAATATTGGATTTCTTTAAGATGGAAGAAGAGTTAATGTTGCCTTGACAAGAGCAAAAAATGCTCTGTTTATCTTTGGAAATGCAATCACa ttGGGACAATGCTAATTGTGGAAGAACCTCCTTTTAAATTTGCACAGTAGGAAGCTTTACAGATATGTTGgcaaaaatgattatttttcatttaaagttTTAGCAGAAGATATTTGGTTTGACAGGTaaagaaaaatgaatgaataactattaaatcttttgaaAGATAAAGAACTTATActttaagaagaattaaaaaccattgaataaaataaggatacagaatatttcaaagataaaaaagaataataggTCACTAAAACTGAAAGAAACTTAATCCCATCACCTGCATTCATCTAACTTCCTAATCATactcataataattataataattctggTAAATATAAACAGCATTAAAAATAACCTagtcaataataaaaacatcattctaataaagaaaagaaCTAAAcgaaaaataagaataaattctaaaaattaatagagaaGAATGAGAAAATACATCATCattcttataaaaagaaTGGCTGA
- a CDS encoding CTD-like phosphatase, whose protein sequence is MNCLQYIKRCFKNFRQKLDGQDSSYQLSTQNSQVRRKKTLVLDLDETLVHCEFKENPNFHYETILDVWHRGVLYTVYLCKRPYLREFLQQLSAYYEIIVFTAGYESYCDKVLQHIDIDRHISDYFARSNCRFVNGICLKDLSILDRPLDQLIFIDNNANAFEMQPENGLLIPSFLDSDEDECLLRLIPFLKQMAHKPKVIPVSSFLSDYESIHGALFNDMQVTLQGQAEGEEGSLSEESVVVLEYVPKHRKTQTTQQQQKQFIKTLEQRSQTLFSG, encoded by the exons atgaattgtttACAATACATTAAAAGATGCTTTAAAAACTTCAGGTAAAAGTTAGATGGGTAGGATTCTTCTTATCAACTCTCTACTCAGAATAGTCAAGTCCGAAGAAAAAAAACCCTGGTTTTAGATTTGGATGAAACCTTGGTGCATTGCGAATTCAAAGAAAATCCAAATTTTCATTACGAAACTATTTTAGATGTTTGGCATAGGGGGGTTCTCTATACTGTTTATCTCTGCAAAAGGCCTTATCTTAGAGAATTTCTCCAATAATTGAGTgcttattatgaaattatagTATTTACTGCTGGTTACGAGTCTTATTGTGATAAAGTCTTATAACATATAGATATTGATAGGCATATTTCTGATTACTTTGCAAGATCGAATTGCAGATTTGTAAATGGAATTTGCTTAAAAGacttatcaattttagaCAGACCCttggattaattaatattcatcgAT AATAATGCTAATGCTTTTGAGATGCAACCAGAGAATGGATTATTAATTCCCTCATTTCTAGATTCTGATGAAGACGAATGTCTATTGAGATTGATTCCCTTTCTGAAACAAATGGCTCATAAACCTAAAGTAATTCCAGTCTCATCTTTCTTATCTGATTATGAATCCATTCATGGAGCACTCTTTAATGACATGCAAGTAACCTTATAAGGTTAGGCTGAAGGAGAGGAAGGTAGTTTAAGTGAAGAAAGTGTTGTTGTTCTAGAATATGTTCCAAAACATAGAAAGACGCAAActacttaataataataaaaataatttattaagaccCTCGAATAGAGAAGTTAAACTCTCTTTTCTGGTTGa
- a CDS encoding Ribonuclease P subunit p30, translating into MHSDLNLRSFYAGDPQKDNQLIQLLITCIEENYHNVAVVNYVKDQQIQKQNASTFKPYNEEFLLQKQQQSANISQFTGKIKQYSRLTFEVSDNKFFSSIKQENQFLQGYDIIAIKPKTEAVFTQLCTTVTYFDIITFDCFEKLPFIPKAKVSSQLLEKNIMFEINYGDAVQDPNKRRQFISNAQIIINATKGKNILLSSDTAYWLYHRSPYDLVALGITIGLKKDQATQAVGANAEMVIKHGIHRKACKGVICEAALKDIEYFESKKKQIKNKQEEKLSKKIKLSQEVYAVVQNEQ; encoded by the exons atgcatagtgatttaaatttacgGTCATTCTACGCAGGAGACCCTTAAAAAGATAATCAActgatataattattgatcacTTGTATTGAAG aaaattacCATAATGTTGCTGTTGTGAATTACGtgaaagattaataaatataaaagcaGAATGCTTCCACTTTTAAACCTTACAATGAGGAATTCTTGTTATAGAAATAGTAGTAAAGTGCAAACATATCCTAATTCACAGggaagattaaataatactctAGACTCACTTTTGAGGTGAGTGATAACAAGTTTTTTAGCTCGATTAAATAGgagaatcaatttttataggGTTACGATATTATTGCTATCAAACCAAAGACTGAGGCAGTATTTACACAACTATGCACAACTGTTACA tatttcGACATAATCACGTTTGATTGTTTTGAGAAGCTCCCATTCATTCCGAAGGCAAAAGTAAGTTCATAGCTCTTGGAGAAGAATATTATGTTCGAGATTAACTATGGTGATGCAGTTTAAGATCCCaataaaagaagataattcatttcaaatgcctaaatcattataaatgcTACAAAGGGTAAGAATATTCTCCTGTCTTCTGATACTGCGTATTGGCTCTATCACAGGAGTCCCTATGATTTGGTAGCATTGGGAATTACTATTGGTTTAAAGAAGGATCAGGCGACTCAGGCAGTTGGTGCAAACGCTGAGATGGTGATTAAGCATGGCA ttcaTAGAAAAGCTTGTAAAGGTGTTATTTGCGAAGCCGCTTTGAAGGAcattgaatattttgaatccaAGAAGAAGTAGATCAAAAACAAATAAGAAGAGAAACTAAGcaagaaaattaaactatCTTAAGAAGTGTATGCGGTCGTTTAAAATGAACAATGA
- a CDS encoding Mitochondrial ribosome protein, translated as MCSRGIFQLKFLQIFYCDYGGSSSKIRLFLPTLIEHPLLNQPKIDFQIYMKKNTHPYLNGIYVNGYQKQISLKGLEDDQEILDRIALLRNSFGQQSVRHAGRKVTTLTPSIQGGWNENLFKTNIYPRHQMEISRSYPPVEVPEPRIVPRDKPIDFYEKRVDPYQQIQKPRLGVKKATNL; from the exons atgtgtTCAAGAggcatattttaattaaaattccttcaaatattttattgcgATTATGGAGGAAGCTCTTCAAAAATTAGACTTTTCTTACCAACTCTTATTGAGCACCCTTTATTGAATCAACCTAAAATAGactttcaaatttatatgaaaaaaaatactCACCCATATTTAAATGGAATCTATGTGAATggatattagaaataaatatctttgaAAGGATTGGAAGATGATCAAGAAATATTAGATAGAATTGCATTGTTGAGAAATTCAT TTGGCTAATAAAGTGTAAGACATGCAGGAAGAAAAGTGACAACACTCACACCCTCAATCCAAGGGGGTTGGAatgagaatttatttaagactAACATCTATCCTAGACATCAAATGGAAATATCCAGGTCATATCCTCCAGTTGAAGTCCCAGAACCCAGGATTGTACCAAGAGATAAGccaattgatttttatgaaaaaagaGTGGACccatattaataaatctaaaagcCAAGATTGGGAGTTAAGAAAGCAACTAAtctttga
- the TMP2D gene encoding Trichocyst matrix TMP2 precursor, whose protein sequence is MKTIILALALIVLASSTQADVIATIKKIDQSPFGRTLFDTIWLELQTGDPLDRLLQTLTDLEDRYVAEQKEDDARNHEYQDACTVDISAFDKDLAESNRRKIELEARLEGQLYPQRGILQGLVAQKQAEVKGYQKDLDELDAQRAEENADFEEKVLEHQEATAIIAEARRLFADNIEHESFIQKGKATKQPAHKFTKEVASMIQKHFTTSAKKAAKFQHRKGYSKLFKAFATIASKVEQLADAGAVSKIIDLADELLAKIADSLSLLRFAEDKRVEAYKKSRNFIVISITVAGTALANAQSDLAALNDVIAQVEASLDTTNQRIENVSADRTDRFTQCEEAVQDYQDARSARTSDRDVVSQTIGLVNKELRTLREQLALRQSAGEEI, encoded by the exons atgaagaCAATAATCCTTGCCTTAGCACTCATTGTGTTAGCCTCATCAACATAAGCTGATGTCATTGCTACAATCAAGAAGATTGACTAATCACCATTCGGAAGAACATTGTTTGATACCATCTGGCTCGAACTCTAAACAGGAGATCCATTGGACAGATTACTCTAAACCTTGACCGATTTGGAAGACAGATATGTTGCCGAATAAAAGGAAGACGATGCCAGAAACCACGAATACTAAGATGCATGCACAGTC GACATCTCAGCTTTCGATAAGGATTTGGCTGAATCCAACAGAAGAAAGATCGAATTAGAAGCTAGATTAGAAGGATAATTATATCCATAAAGAGGAATCTTATAAGGATTAGTTGCCTAAAAATAAGCTGAAGTCAAGGGATACTAAAAGGATTTGGATGAGCTCGATGCTTAAAGAGCTGAAGAAAACGCCGACTTCGAAGAGAAAGTCTTAGAACACTAAGAAGCCACAGCTATCATCGCTGAAGCCAGAAGACTCTTCGCTGATAACATCGAACACGAATCCTTCATCCAAAAAGGAAAAGCCACAAAATAACCAGCTCACAAATTCACCAAGGAAGTTGCTAGCATGATCTAAAAGCATTTCACCACATCTGCTAAGAAGGCTGCCAAATTCTAACACAGAAAGGGATACAGCAAATTATTCAAAGCTTTCGCCACCATCGCCTCAAAGGTCGAATAATTAGCTGATGCCGGAGCCGTCTCAAAGATCATCGATTTAGCTGATGAATTGTTGGCCAAGATCGCTGACTCATTGTCCTTATTGAGATTCGCTGAAGACAAGAGAGTTGAAGCTTACAAGAAATCCAGAAACTTCATTGTCATCTCCATCACTGTTGCCGGAACTGCACTTGCTAACGCTCAATCAGATTTGGCTGCTTTGAATGATGTCATTGCTTAAGTTGAAGCCTCACTTGACACCACCAactaaagaattgaaaacGTCTCTGCTGACAGAACCGATAGATTCACCTAATGTGAAGAAGCCGTCTAAGATTACTAAGACGCCAGATCTGCCAGAACCTCTGACAGAGATGTTGTTTCATAAACCATCGGATTAGTCAACAAGGAATTAAGAACCTTAAGAGAATAATTAGCTTTAAGATAATCAGCTGGAGAAGAAATCTGA